From the Corticium candelabrum chromosome 2, ooCorCand1.1, whole genome shotgun sequence genome, one window contains:
- the LOC134198245 gene encoding 52 kDa repressor of the inhibitor of the protein kinase-like, whose translation MYFALVHCLQVISGQIIATPTAASKYDAKSVTEANGLLRSITSDSFIVALHCCTYLFGYTKCLSVLLQGSQLDVLEAYGEINQVLGLLEEIRSNSEREFSSIFASASAVTSRVLDQDHPQVPRLAARQTLRSNHPASTPESYWRRAVFIPFIDSMISELGSRFTDMSHASVQGLLLLPKHCQSLTPHHQAAILKAYAPDLPDDPTFEAEIRRWKRKWEYAGAATLPTSVTETLGAVNEVAYPNIVCILRLLLIIPVTTATVERANSALKLIKTDLRSTMAQDRLNALVLMFVHKDLSVNHERVIDSFAKAYPRRLLFLDPTATTEEAQSQ comes from the coding sequence ATGTACTTTGCCTTAGTCCACTGCCTCCAAGTTATTTCAGGCCAGATCATTGCCACTCCAACTGCTGCCTCTAAGTACGATGCGAAGTCTGTCACTGAGGCAAATGGCCTCCTCCGCTCGATAACGTCAGATTCATTCATCGTAGCTCTGCACTGCTGCACATATCTGTTCGGTTACACAAAGTGTCTGAGTGTTCTACTGCAAGGATCGCAATTGGATGTGCTGGAGGCATATGGTGAAATCAACCAAGTTCTAGGTCTGTTAGAAGAGATCAGAAGTAACAGTGAGAGAGAATTCTCTTCAATTTTCGCCTCTGCATCAGCAGTTACATCCCGTGTCTTAGACCAAGACCATCCACAAGTTCCTCGCTTAGCTGCACGACAGACACTACGCAGCAATCATCCTGCATCAACTCCAGAGAGCTACTGGCGGAGAGCTGTCTTCATTCCATTCATTGACAGCATGATCAGTGAACTTGGCAGTAGGTTCACTGACATGAGCCATGCATCAGTGCAAGGACTGCTGCTCCTGCCAAAACACTGCCAGAGCCTCACTCCTCACCACCAGGCAGCTATCCTGAAGGCTTATGCTCCAGATTTGCCTGATGACCCAACTTTCGAGGCGGAGATACGCCGATGGAAGAGGAAGTGGGAGTATGCAGGTGCTGCTACCTTACCAACCAGTGTTACAGAGACGCTGGGTGCTGTGAATGAAGTGGCATATCCCAACATTGTCTGCATTCTTCGCCTGTTGTTGATAATACCCGTCACCACAGCCACAGTTGAAAGAGCGAACTCTGCACTAAAGCTGATCAAAACAGACCTGCGGAGTACGATGGCACAAGACAGGCTAAATGCGCTAGTGCTCATGTTTGTCCACAAGGACTTGTCTGTCAACCATGAGCGTGTGATAGACTCTTTTGCGAAGGCATATCCGAGACGCTTGCTGTTCCTGGATCCAACTGCTACAACAGAAGAAGCACAATCACAGTGA